TCGGCTCGGGAACGCCATCGGCGATGGCGGGATCTGCGGCGATGCGTGCAGGCCACGGATCGTCAAACGTCACGGTCGGTCGTGGCTGGTCGGGGAGGTACTCGCTGCGGCGGGTCCGCTCGTGGATCTCCTCGGCACTCAGGCCGTCGGCTCGTGCGGCAGCGAGCTTGTCGGGATCAAACTGGGGGCCGATCTGGTCGGCGGCGAACTCCTGCGATGCCCACATCCACTCCTTGGAGAGCTTCCAGTCGCCAAACATGTCGACCTGGATCTCGACGCCGTTGCCGTCGGGGTCGGCGTAGTACATCGACATCGTCATGCCGTGGTCGAGGCAGATCTCGGGGCGGATTCCAGCGTCGCGCAGCCGCTCGTAGTTATCGAGCCACTCATCGAAGTTGTCGTACTCGAACGCGGTGTGGTGCAGGCCCGCGCTATGCGGCTTGTCCACCGGCGGCTTCGTGCCCGGCAGCGCGAGCAGCGCGATTCGGTGGTTGGCCTCGTCGTTGGTCAGCCACGCGGCCTGCGTCGAGTAGTAGACCGGCTGGAGGCCGGCGACGAGCTCGTACCAGGCGACCATCGCATCGACGTCGAGGGTCATGAAGGTGGCGTGGTGCAGCTTCGGCGGCCGGATCGGTCGGGGCTTGGGAGTACGGAAGTACTGGCTGTGGTCGGTCGACATGGGTCCTCCTCGGTAGACCAGCACCGCCATCGTGCGCAGCAATTAGCGAGAAAGCAATAGATTTACGAAAATCTAGGAAATTTGGGGCGCATACGGGACAATGGGTGCATGGCAACCAAGACCCAGTCCCGGGCCGCCCGCGTGCACGACCTCGTGCGGGCCGACATCCTGGCCGGGCGCCTTCGTCCGGGTGCTCCTCTGCGGCTCGCCGCCCTGGCGCAGGCCTACGACGCCAGCATGTCGGTCGTGCGGGAGGCGCTCGGCAGGCTTGCCGAGCACAAGCTCGCCGTCCTGAGCCCAAACCAGGGGTTCCGGGTGGTGGAGGTGTCCATCGACGATCTTCGCGCGCTGACTGAGTTACGCATCCTTATCGAGGGCAAGGCATTGGAGCGGTCGATCGCCGTGGGCGACCTGCAGTGGGAGGCCGCCGTCGTCTCCGCGCACCATCTGCTGGAGCGCGCCGGGGAGGAGACGTCGGCCGACGGCCACCCGACGGACGAGTGGAGCGACGCGCACGCGGCCTTTCACCACGCGCTCATCGCCGCGTGCGACAACCAGCGCATGCTCGATTTGGCGAGCAGCCTGCGCGACAGCGCCGAGATCTACCGGCAGCTCTCCGCCGCCGGTGAGGGGGCCGCGGATCGAGATGTTGCGGGGGAGCACCGCAGTCTGATGGAGCTGGCCACTCGGCGCAGCCCGGAGGCCGTCGACGTGCTCGCAACGCATCTGCAGCGCACCACCGACCTGCTGCTGAGCTCACCGTTGCTCGGTGAGCTCGAGGACCAGGCGGGTCCACCTGGCTCGCGCTAGTCGGCGACGAGTACGGCGACGGGGTAGGAGACCAGCAGGTCAGCGAGCCGCACGGAGCCGGAGTGCTGCACGCCGGTCAGCGTGTCACGCCATTGGCCGTCGAGAGTCACGGTCGTCTCGCCCCACCCACCGCGCTGCTGCAGACCAACCGGCAGCCGGGTCCCGACGGCGATGACGCCGTCGCGCGCGAAGCCGATGAGATGATCTGCGGCTTCGCCCTCGGCCTTGACCGGGCGGTAGCCGGCAAACGCCTCCGGACGCTCTCGGCGCAGCCGAAGCGCAGCGCTCACCAGCTTGACCTTCGCGCCCGCGGTCTCATCGATCGGCACGATCTCGCCTGAGCGCGCAAGCGAGTCGCGCAGGCGCTCGTAGTCGACGGTCTTGCGGTTAAGCGGGTCGACCAGGTCGAGGTTCCAGCCCTCGCTGCCGCGATACACGTCCGGTACGCCGGGGCCGGCCAGCTGGAGTGCCTTGATCGTCAGTGAGTTGGACCAGCCGTCGGGTTGGATGCGCTCGACCCACGCTGCGACCTCTCTGCCGTGCGCCGTGGCAGAAGATCGAAACCCTTCGATCCATGCCCGCACCGTCGCCTCGAACTCGACGTTGGGAGATGACCAGCTGGTCTGCTCGCCGAACTCGCGTGCGGCTTTGGTGACGTAGTAGTCGAGGTCGTCGTCGCTCACTGGCCACGCGCCGACCAGGGCTTGCAGCAGCAGGCTGCCCAGCGCGTAGCTGGCCGGCGGCTGGTCGGTGAACCAGCGGCGTACGTCGGCCGCCCAGTCATCGGCGAGCTCGCTGAGCACCGCCAGTCGGGCGCGCACATCCTCACCGCGCTTGGTGTCATGGGTGGCCAGGGTCGTCATCGCGAGGGGGCGTTCGCGGTCGTGTTCGGCAAAGAACGCGTGTGCCTCGTCCGGGGAGACCGACCACCACAGTGGGGTTCCGCCGATCTCGGCCAGCGAGGTCAGGCGCCCGAACCGGAAGAACACCCAGCTTTCAACGGCGATCCCCATGAGTGAGCCGCTGGTCTGCTGGAAGCGGATCGCGAGCGGGTCTGCCGCGTCGGCAAGACGAGCCGCGACGGCGTCAATGGCCGAGGTGAGCTGGGGAGCAGCGGCGCGAGCCCGGTCCACCGCGGCGCTGAGCTCAGCTCCGTCGTCCGGCAGGAACGTCCGGTAGGCGCGGAAGCCGACGAGAATCTCATCCAGGGCCGCGCGCGCGTCGGGGATCTCAGTCGCCATCCGCGCCAGCCGCTCGACATCGGCGTTGATCGGACCGGCAACGCACTCGCGCCGCGCACGGTCGATGAGCTCCGCCGCGTCCGCCGGCATGCCGAACGACCCGTCGAGGTCGATGAACGCCTGCTCGCCGGCGGGGTCGACGATAAGGCGGTCGAGGTAGGCCATGACGTCGTAGCCGGTCGTCCCCGCGCACGCGAACTCCAGCGGCATCTTCTCGTCTCGCTCGAGCACCATCTCGGGCACCACCCAGAGGCCGGGATGAGCCTGCTGCAGGTCGGCGAGGTAGCGGTCGGGATGGGCGAGGCCGTCGATGTGGTCCAGGCGCAGTCCGTCAGCACGGCCCTCTGCCACCCAGTCCAGGTAGCGGCGGTTGGCCCACTCGAAGACGTCCGGGTTTTCCTGGCGGATGGCCGCGAGCCCGGTCACGTTGAAGAAGCGGCGGTACGTCGGCGCGTGTCGGTCGTCGTGCGCCGTCAGCCGGTAGTGCTGACGCTCGAGCACCTCGCGCGGTGTCCCGTCCCCGGTGCCGTCGGCAATGGGGTAGTCGAGCCCGAGGACCCGCAGCACGTCGCCATCGCGCTCGACCCGATCGAGGTCAGGCGCCGGATCTGAGCTCAGCACCGGCAGCAGCAGCTTTCCGGCGTCCCAGTCGATGTCGAAGAACTCGGCGTACGCCGAGTCGCGTCCCTCGCGCAGCACCGACCACCAGTACGGATTGGCGCGGGGCTGCTGGACGCCCATGTGGTTTGGGACCACGTCGAGGATCACCTTCAGACCCAACGACCGGGCGTGGTCGGTGAACGCGATGAACGCATCCTCGCCGCCTCGTGCGGCGTCCACGATCGTCGGGTCGACGACGTCGTAGGCGTGCGTGGAGTCGGGCACGGCTTGCAGAATCGGCGACAAGTAGATTGCGTCCGCACCGAGCTCGGCGACATAGTCAAGAACGTCGATACTCGACCACAGCGTCTCGTGCGGCTCACCGCGCAGATGCAGTCGGTACGTCGAGCGCGGTGCACGTGCATGCAGCCGTGCAACGGTCGCGATATCGATATCTGTCGATGGGGTGTTCATCGATGTTTCGCCTCGCGCAGCACGATCATCGACCGTGCCGGGACGGTCAGCTTTGTGCCCGCCGCGATGATCTCGCCGCCATTGTCGTACTTGCCGGTTGCGGTGTTCACGACCTCGTGCCAGCCGGCTTCGTAGTCTTCGTCGGGGATCGTGAACTCGAGATCACCGTCGTAGGCGTTGAACAGCAGCAGGAACGACCAGTCGACGATCCGCTGACCGCGGTAGTCGGTGCCCTTGATGCCGCGGCCGTTGAGGAAGACCATGATCGAGCGGCCGAAGCCCGAGCCCCAGTCGGCCTGGGTCATCTCGACTCCCGAGGGGGTCAGCCACGCGATGTCGCGTTCCTCGTTGCCCTTATCGCCGGGCACCGGGTGGCCGTCGAAGAAGCGCCGACGCCGGAAGACTGGGTGGGCGCGGCGCAGTCGCGAGAGACCAGCGGTGAACTCGACCATCTCCTGGTCGACATCTGACCAGTTGACCCACGTCAGCTCGTTGTCCTGGCAGTAGGCGTTGTTGTTGCCGCGCTGCGTGCGGCCGAGCTCGTCGCCGTACAGCATCATGGGAACGCCCTGCGACAGCAGCAAGGTGGCGATGAAGTTGCGACGACGGCGACGGCGCAGCTCGATGATCTGCGGGTCGTCGGTCTCGCCCTCGACGCCGGAGTTCCAGGACCGGTTGTGGCTCTCGCCGTCGCGGTTGTCCTCCCCGTTGGCCTCGTTGTGCTTCTCGTTGTAGGAGACGAGGTCGCGCAGCGTGAACCCGTCGTGCGCGGTCACGAAGTTGATCGAGGCCATCGGCCGGCGACCGTTGTGCGCGTAAAGGTCTGACGAGCCGGTCAGCCGCGAGGCGAACTCGCCCAGCGTCGATGGCTCGGCGCGCCAGAAGTCACGCACCGTGTCGCGGTACTTGCCGTTCCACTCCGTCCACAGGGGCGGGAAGTTGCCGACCTGGTAGCCGCCGTCGCCGACGTCCCATGGCTCGGCGATGAGCTTGACCTGGCTGACGATCGGGTCCTGCTGGACGAGGTCGAAGAAGGTGGCCAGCCGGTCCACTTCGTGCAGCTCGCGAGCCAGGGTCGCGGCGAGGTCGAACCGGAACCCGTCGACGTGCATCTCGGTGACCCAGTAGCGCAGCGAGTCCATCAGCAGCTGCAGGGTGTGCGAGGAGCTCACGTTGATGCTGTTGCCGGTGCCGGTGTAGTCGATGTACTTCGTGCGGTCGTTCGGATCGAGCCGGTAGTACGACGCGTTGTCGATGCCGCGGAAGGACAGCGTCGGCCCGAGATGGTTGCCCTCGGCGGTGTGGTTGTAGACGACGTCGAGGATGACCTCGATACCGGCGCGGTGCAGCGCCTTGACCATCGCGCGGAACTCCTGCACCTGCCCGCCGTCGTCCCCGGATGAGGAGTAGGCGTTGTGCGGGGCGAAGAAGCCGATCGTGTTGTAGCCCCAGAAGTTCGACAGGCCCTGCTGGACGAGGCGGTGGTCCTGCACGAACTGGTGGACCGGCATGAGCTCGATCGCGGTCACGCCGAGCTTGGTCAGGTGCTCGATGATGGCCGGGTGGGCCACCCCGGCGTACGTGCCGCGCAGCTCCTCGGGGATGTCGGGGTGCAGCTCGGTGAGGCCCTTGACGTGAGCCTCGTAGATGACCGTCTTGTGGTACGGCGTACGCGGCAGCCGGTCGTTGCCCCAGTCGAAGTAGGGGTTGATGACGACCGAGCGCATGACGTACGGCGCGGAGTCGTCGTTGTTCGGGGTGCCGTCCGGCGGGTTGTAGTCGAACACCGCCGGGTTCCAATCGATGCCACCTGCGATCGCCTTTGCGTAGGGGTCCAGCAGCAGCTTATTCGGGTTACATCGCGCACCCGTCTTGGTGTCGTTCGGGCCCTGAATGCGATAGCCGTACTTCTGCCTGGGCGCTACGCGCGGGAGATAGCAGTGCCACACGAACCCGTCGACCTCGGGAAGGGTGACAACCTGCTCCGAGCCGTCGTCGCCGAACAGCACCAGGTCGACCTGGTTAGCCACCTCGCTGAAGATCGAGAAGTTCGTGCCCGCTCCGTCGTACGTGGCGCCGAGTGGGTACGGCGTCCCGGGCCAGATCTCCATCGGCGTCCTTCATGATCGGCGTACTAGACCGACCCATTGTTCCAGCGACTCCGAAAGCCTGCCGACGCGCCCTCGCCCTGCGTGGCCACCTCCCGGTGGCCCCGCAGGGCGAGTGTCCGTGGAAACCTACGTCGCCTCGGTGCCGAGCTTCTCGCGGTCGCGTGCCGGGTTGGCCAGCAGGGCGAAGACGACCCCCGCGACGATGACGGCGATACCGAAGACCTGGAAGGCGCGGCCGAAGCCTTCGGCCGGCGTCGCGCCGGTCTCGGCGATGATGCCGGTCAGCCACGGGCCGATGATCCCTGCGCATGCGATGAACGCGTAGAGGATCGCCTGCGTCTTGGCG
The nucleotide sequence above comes from Epidermidibacterium keratini. Encoded proteins:
- a CDS encoding VOC family protein, coding for MSTDHSQYFRTPKPRPIRPPKLHHATFMTLDVDAMVAWYELVAGLQPVYYSTQAAWLTNDEANHRIALLALPGTKPPVDKPHSAGLHHTAFEYDNFDEWLDNYERLRDAGIRPEICLDHGMTMSMYYADPDGNGVEIQVDMFGDWKLSKEWMWASQEFAADQIGPQFDPDKLAAARADGLSAEEIHERTRRSEYLPDQPRPTVTFDDPWPARIAADPAIADGVPEPTK
- the glgX gene encoding glycogen debranching protein GlgX, which encodes MEIWPGTPYPLGATYDGAGTNFSIFSEVANQVDLVLFGDDGSEQVVTLPEVDGFVWHCYLPRVAPRQKYGYRIQGPNDTKTGARCNPNKLLLDPYAKAIAGGIDWNPAVFDYNPPDGTPNNDDSAPYVMRSVVINPYFDWGNDRLPRTPYHKTVIYEAHVKGLTELHPDIPEELRGTYAGVAHPAIIEHLTKLGVTAIELMPVHQFVQDHRLVQQGLSNFWGYNTIGFFAPHNAYSSSGDDGGQVQEFRAMVKALHRAGIEVILDVVYNHTAEGNHLGPTLSFRGIDNASYYRLDPNDRTKYIDYTGTGNSINVSSSHTLQLLMDSLRYWVTEMHVDGFRFDLAATLARELHEVDRLATFFDLVQQDPIVSQVKLIAEPWDVGDGGYQVGNFPPLWTEWNGKYRDTVRDFWRAEPSTLGEFASRLTGSSDLYAHNGRRPMASINFVTAHDGFTLRDLVSYNEKHNEANGEDNRDGESHNRSWNSGVEGETDDPQIIELRRRRRRNFIATLLLSQGVPMMLYGDELGRTQRGNNNAYCQDNELTWVNWSDVDQEMVEFTAGLSRLRRAHPVFRRRRFFDGHPVPGDKGNEERDIAWLTPSGVEMTQADWGSGFGRSIMVFLNGRGIKGTDYRGQRIVDWSFLLLFNAYDGDLEFTIPDEDYEAGWHEVVNTATGKYDNGGEIIAAGTKLTVPARSMIVLREAKHR
- the treY gene encoding malto-oligosyltrehalose synthase gives rise to the protein MNTPSTDIDIATVARLHARAPRSTYRLHLRGEPHETLWSSIDVLDYVAELGADAIYLSPILQAVPDSTHAYDVVDPTIVDAARGGEDAFIAFTDHARSLGLKVILDVVPNHMGVQQPRANPYWWSVLREGRDSAYAEFFDIDWDAGKLLLPVLSSDPAPDLDRVERDGDVLRVLGLDYPIADGTGDGTPREVLERQHYRLTAHDDRHAPTYRRFFNVTGLAAIRQENPDVFEWANRRYLDWVAEGRADGLRLDHIDGLAHPDRYLADLQQAHPGLWVVPEMVLERDEKMPLEFACAGTTGYDVMAYLDRLIVDPAGEQAFIDLDGSFGMPADAAELIDRARRECVAGPINADVERLARMATEIPDARAALDEILVGFRAYRTFLPDDGAELSAAVDRARAAAPQLTSAIDAVAARLADAADPLAIRFQQTSGSLMGIAVESWVFFRFGRLTSLAEIGGTPLWWSVSPDEAHAFFAEHDRERPLAMTTLATHDTKRGEDVRARLAVLSELADDWAADVRRWFTDQPPASYALGSLLLQALVGAWPVSDDDLDYYVTKAAREFGEQTSWSSPNVEFEATVRAWIEGFRSSATAHGREVAAWVERIQPDGWSNSLTIKALQLAGPGVPDVYRGSEGWNLDLVDPLNRKTVDYERLRDSLARSGEIVPIDETAGAKVKLVSAALRLRRERPEAFAGYRPVKAEGEAADHLIGFARDGVIAVGTRLPVGLQQRGGWGETTVTLDGQWRDTLTGVQHSGSVRLADLLVSYPVAVLVAD
- a CDS encoding GntR family transcriptional regulator, which codes for MATKTQSRAARVHDLVRADILAGRLRPGAPLRLAALAQAYDASMSVVREALGRLAEHKLAVLSPNQGFRVVEVSIDDLRALTELRILIEGKALERSIAVGDLQWEAAVVSAHHLLERAGEETSADGHPTDEWSDAHAAFHHALIAACDNQRMLDLASSLRDSAEIYRQLSAAGEGAADRDVAGEHRSLMELATRRSPEAVDVLATHLQRTTDLLLSSPLLGELEDQAGPPGSR